Proteins found in one Populus alba chromosome 14, ASM523922v2, whole genome shotgun sequence genomic segment:
- the LOC118049477 gene encoding UPF0481 protein At3g47200, translated as MEENELSNSMNHNEKPCKDIAIEIPKDLIPEGLETTFRREECIYKAPAALCDSNRACYIPRVISIGPFHHGNEKLMPMEIQKQRYLKEFCKRLGGETKEQESLKVLWGTIQSLEDKIKRCYADNTFVDFPRDDDKFVKMILFDAVFIFELFLKNYEEDMPDHKPYQDDFIIAKPWLRAAIQLDLILLENQLPFFFLKKLYRLAIEETKHNYPSFLDLSCHYFKKYGKNKTKPYETKPYETELYKPLHFTDLVRHFLSFKHPQLLESRDGKQVKNLYSATMLHQAGIKFKALPDESLLDIRAWKETEKTVKKGELHMPPLEIDNSTECLFRNLMALEQCHYPRQEFICHYVKLLDFLVDVEKDVDLLIENKVIVSRLGDSKAVAELINKLCLEIVEVTSGYDALSQLLNDYYESSWNKNKAYLVSVYFQNVWIGTGTVIGLIILAITVARFILFFFR; from the coding sequence atggaagaaaatgagTTATCAAACTCTATGAATCATAACGAAAAACCATGCAAAGATATTGCAATTGAAATTCCAAAGGACTTAATTCCAGAGGGCTTGGAGACTACCTTTCGGCGAGAGGAATGTATCTACAAAGCTCCAGCTGCACTTTGCGATTCAAACAGAGCTTGCTACATTCCTCGGGTAATTTCTATAGGTCCTTTTCACCATGGTAATGAAAAACTGATGCCTATGGAAATTCAGAAACAAAGATATCTGAAAGAATTCTGTAAGAGATTGGGAGGGGAAACAAAGGAGCAAGAATCTTTGAAAGTACTTTGGGGGACCATTCAAAGTCTTGAAGATAAAATCAAACGCTGTTATGCAGATAATACCTTTGTTGATTTTCCTAGAGATGATGATAAGTTTGTGAAGATGATTCTGTTCGATGCAGTGTTCATCTTCGAGCTCTTCTTGAAGAATTATGAAGAAGATATGCCCGATCACAAACCATATCAAGATGATTTCATCATAGCCAAACCCTGGCTGAGAGCTGCGATTCAACTGGACTTGATATTGCTTGAAAATCAGCTTCCATTCTTCTTTCTCAAGAAATTATATAGGCTTGCCATCGAGGAAACAAAGCACAATTATCCTTCTTTTCTGGACCTTTCCTGCCACTACTTTAAGAAGTACGGTAAGAACAAAACCAAGCCATATGAAACCAAGCCATATGAAACCGAGCTTTATAAGCCGTTGCATTTCACTGATTTGGTAAGACATTTTCTATCCTTCAAGCACCCGCAGCTATTAGAATCACGAGATGGAAAGCAAGTTAAAAATCTTTATAGCGCAACCATGCTGCACCAAGCAGGAATTAAGTTCAAGGCATTGCCTGATGAATCCTTGCTTGACATAAGAGCCTGGAAGGAAACTGAGAAAACAGTCAAGAAAGGGGAGTTGCATATGCCACCACTTGAAATCGACAACAGCACCGAATGTCTCTTCCGAAACCTCATGGCCTTGGAACAGTGTCATTATCCAAGACAAGAGTTTATCTGCCATTATGTTAAGCTATTGGATTTTCTTGTGGACGTTGAAAAGGATGTGGATTTGCTCATTGAAAATAAGGTTATTGTTAGCAGGCTTGGTGACAGTAAAGCTGTGGCGGAGCTTATTAACAAACTTTGCCTGGAAATAGTAGAAGTTACTTCTGGTTATGATGCTCTCTCCCAACTGCTGAATGATTACTACGAGAGCTCTTGGAACAAAAACAAGGCATACTTGGTTAGTGTGTATTTCCAAAATGTTTGGATTGGTACTGGAACTGTTATTGGATTAATCATCCTAGCCATCACCGTGGCGCGGTTTATCCTATTCTTTTTCCGCTAG